In one window of Leguminivora glycinivorella isolate SPB_JAAS2020 chromosome 10, LegGlyc_1.1, whole genome shotgun sequence DNA:
- the LOC125230576 gene encoding glutathione S-transferase theta-1-like, whose product MTLKLYFDLMSQPSRALYILLKNIKCDFTPVPVDLRKAEHYSEEYTKINRFQRVPVIDHNGFILIESVAILKYLSHEGIIPESLYPRDSKQAARVEEFLEWQHSGLRLHCAMFFRVKALDPIITGKTPEPKTVQGYEHRMENALGMFNDLWLGEGRQFVAGDSISVGDLLAACEVEQPRMAGYDPKDKYPNIADWMRRVRDHFNPYYDEGHAILNKIVKNKSKMAPKL is encoded by the exons ATGACTCTTAAATTGTATTTTGATCTTATGTCACAGCCATCTCGAGCTTTGTACatcttattaaaaaatattaaatgtgaTTTTACTCCAGTGCCTGTAGACTTACGAAAag CTGAACATTATTCTGAAGAATACACAAAAATCAACCGATTTCAAAGGGTTCCTGTTATAGATCACAATGGGTTTATCTTGATTGAAAG tgtagctattttgaaatacttatcgCATGAAGGCATTATCCCTGAGAGCCTGTATCCAAGAGATTCCAAGCAAGCGGCAAGGGTTGAGGAGTTCCTAGAATGGCAACACTCAGGTCTGAGACTACACTGTGCCATGTTCTTTAGAGTCAAG GCCTTGGACCCAATAATAACTGGTAAAACTCCAGAGCCTAAGACTGTGCAGGGATATGAGCACCGCATGGAGAATGCCCTGGGGATGTTTAATGACCTGTGGCTAGGAGAAGGCAGACAGTTTGTGGCTGGAGACAGCATTAGTGTGGGTGACTTGCTTGCTGCATGTGAAGTTGAGCAGCCTA GGATGGCTGGTTACGACCCTAAAGACAAGTACCCGAACATCGCCGACTGGATGCGGAGAGTTCGCGACCATTTCAACCCCTACTATGACGAGGGGCATGCCATCCTCAACAAGATTGTGAAGAACAAGAGCAAAATGGCTCCTAAACTTTAA